The Nycticebus coucang isolate mNycCou1 chromosome 10, mNycCou1.pri, whole genome shotgun sequence sequence GTGTCCTTTTATATCTTAAAGAAATATCATGGAATATTGTATGGTCTTCATATCGTTCTATGTAATGCAAATAGTGAATTGCTTTGTTCTTAGCTTTTCTGAAAGCATCTGCCTGTTTGGTGGCTTTCCCATTGGCAAAACCTGCTGCTCCTTGTCCATTTCCCACAGCAACCAGGACACGAACTGacttctttctcccctctcttgCTGTCatattgaaaacatttcttaCTTCAAGTATCCTGGTatcgggctgcgcctgtggctcagtgagcagggcgccggccccatataccaagggtggcgggttcaaacccggccctggccaaactgcaacaaaaaaatacccgggcgttgtagcaggcgcctgtagtcctagctactcgggaggctgaggcaggagaatcgactaagcccaggagttggaggttaccgtgagctgtgtgacgccacggcactctaccaagggcgataaagtgaaactctgtctctacaaaaaaaaaaaaaaaaaagtatcctggTATCAAAATCCTCGTATGTTTCTCCATTGGGACCAGGGTCAGGGGGACCAAGACTGACACCGCCCCACAAATTTCCGCTCCATCCTCGCTCTCGTTTAACCTTCATCTTCCTCTTGCGGTCCCACTCTTCTCTCTGCTGGATCATCTCAGCCTCTATTTTCTCCTGCTCTTCCTTGCTTCTTTGGGCAATGGTCTGCACTGCTCCATTTTTCATAAGAGGGGCATTCAGACCAGGCCACAGGAAAGCATAGTGCCCTTCGCCAATGATCTGACCCCTgttcaaatcctttcttctctttttttagttcttttgcctcttccttttcttgctcTAGCACCAGTCTCTGCTAGAGCACCTTTCTATAGTTCATCTGCTGTCAATTTAGTGAAGAACCTATATGGTCTATACTGCTGGCCCATCCAGTTAGTGGGAGAAGAAATATAGTATTGTGTTTGCAGCgcatggctcaggctggtgtacTGATGGTTGCCTCTGGTTCCCAATGATGAGCCATTGTTGACAGTAGTCCTCAATGCCAAAATGGAAGTGGCTCGAAAGGCATTTACAGAAAGTTGCCTGAACAATAAATAACCTGCCAGCCCGCTGCAGTGCACACTGCAGCCGCCATGCTGGAGcccagtctttatttttttactttcagttttagttttttgagacagtgtctcactcagttgccctaggtagagtgatgtggcgtcacagctcacaacaacttcaaactcttgggctcaagcgatcctcttgccttagcctcccaagtagcagggattacaggtgccctccacaactcctggctattttttagagacagcatcttgctgagctcaggcaatctatcctcctgggccttcccagagtgctaagattacaggcgtgagctacctaACCTGGGCTATAGTCTTTAATTTTAGTTAGTCTTCTACTATTGTTGTGTTAGCTGCAGGATTTTTTTGTAGATGCTCTTTATCAGATtgtgaaagttttgttttttatatatatatatatatatatatatgtatttttttttttagagacagagcctcaagctatctccctgggtagagtgctggggcatcacagctcacagcagcctccaactcctgggttcaagcgattctcttgcctctgcctcccaagtagctgggactacaggcgcccaccataatgcctgcctattttttggttgcaaccgtcgtTGTTTGttggggctgggctggattcaaacccgccagctaaggtgtgtgtatgtggctggcgccttagctgcttgagccacaggtgttgagcCAAAGTTTCTTAATATTCCTATTttactgagagtttttatcaCGAGCAAGTATtatatttgtcaaatatttttctgcatttattgaaaaatcttgggtggtgcctgtggctcagtgagtagggcacaggccacagatactgagggtggggggtttgaacccagccctggccaaactgcaacgaaaaatagccgggcgttgtggtgggtgcctgtagtcccagctattcgggactaaaaaaaagaaaaaatcttactacagcttttcttttctactgTTATTTGGTAAATTATATTGATTTAGTGTGTTAAGCCAGTTTTTCATTCCTGGGAAATCAGTTCATTATAACTGAAAATTGATGTAACAacgactgttttttttttttttgttgttgttgttgttgcagtttggtgggggctgggttgaatccaccaccctcagtatatggggcgggcgccctacccactgagtcataggcactgccccaagagttattttcttataaatatttgctaaagaaatgttaaatattgagtggtgcctgtggctcaaggagtagggtgctgcccccatatgccacaggtggtgagtttaaacctagcccctgcgaaaaactgcaacaacaaaaaaaaaaaaagaaagaaaagaaatgttaaatactaCCAGAGTCCTGTAGTTACTTGAAGCTATTGGACATCAATTTTCAGTTATAATGAACTGAGATCGCATTCTCAATTTGTAGTAGTTACTAgaatttatacttcttttttgACATAGTATGTGAAAATTTCCTTGTTCCTTCATTTCTCATGAACagtctttaaagaaattttttgtttgtttatttatttatttat is a genomic window containing:
- the LOC128596030 gene encoding LOW QUALITY PROTEIN: 28S ribosomal protein S5, mitochondrial-like (The sequence of the model RefSeq protein was modified relative to this genomic sequence to represent the inferred CDS: inserted 1 base in 1 codon; substituted 1 base at 1 genomic stop codon), producing the protein MGQQYRPYRFFTKLTADELXKGALAETGARARKGRGKRTXKKRRKDLNRGQIIGEGHYAFLWPGLNAPLMKNGAVQTIAQRSKEEQEKIEAEMIQQREEWDRKRKMKVKRERGWSGNLWGGVSLGPPDPGPNGETYEDFDTRILEVRNVFNMTAREGRKKSVRVLVAVGNGQGAAGFANGKATKQADAFRKAKNKAIHYLHYIERYEDHTIFHDISLRYKRTHIKMKKQPRGYTPHCHRAITTICWLIGIKDMYAKVCGSINMLNLTRCLFRGLSQQETHQQLADKKGLHVVEFREECGPLPIVVASPQGPLRKDPEPEEEVPDIKLDWEEVKAAQGIKRSVWSGLKRAAT